Genomic segment of Truepera radiovictrix DSM 17093:
GGGCTTCCCGGAGCACCGCCAGCGCCTTCGGCCCCACGCCGTGGAGCTTGAGCAGTTCGGTTTCGGAGACGCCCGCGAACTGCTCGAGCCGCGTGTACCCGGCGCGCTTCAGCTCCCGAATGGCGACCTTGCCCACCCCTCGCGGAAAGTCGTCTATGCGCGTCACGCC
This window contains:
- a CDS encoding DNA-binding protein produces the protein MTRIDDFPRGVGKVAIRELKRAGYTRLEQFAGVSETELLKLHGVGPKALAVLREALAERGLAFASSSSEGAS